A stretch of DNA from Saccharomyces eubayanus strain FM1318 chromosome IX, whole genome shotgun sequence:
TCCAGAACTCGTTCTCCTTGTTCAGCTGCGCGATGCGGTCGCGCAGCTTGTTGATCTGCACGTTCAGGCCATGCAGCTTGTTCAGGTTCTCGAAGTTCCTCTGCTTCTTGCGCACGCGGAACCGCTGCGACGCCTCCGtgttcttccttcttcGCTCCTGCTTGATCTTGTCCAGCTCGTTCACGGGCgcctcttcctcttcctcttcctgTGCCGTGGCCGTTGCCGTTGCCGCCTTCCCCTTTTTCGGCTCGCGCAGCTTCTTGAATTGCGACACGTCTTGGCCGCTGTTTATCATGCCTATGAGCTCCTCCGCGTTGCCACTGCTAACCAGTAGCAATGATAGTAGACGCGAGCCCAGCTCCGAGTCGTTCGAGATCAGGCTCTGTAGATGTTCGGATAGATTGTTCACGTTCATGTTCACGTTCATGTCCATGTCCATGTTCATGCTCATCTCTGCGTGCGGTGCCGGTTCAAGGGCGGTCCTTGTCTACAAGACAACAATGGCACTCGTCCCGTAATCACCACCGAATATAAATAGTTGAGTCCGTTGCGTCGCATTCGCGCCTTAGTCATTCGCTGCCAGTCTTGACTMACGACGCTGCGAGAACGACTTCCAACTATGGCGCCCCAAAACTGTGGTGTCGCGAAAAAGCACGTAACCGCAAGCCGGCCCGGTCACGTGGCGCCCGATGGGCCCCACAACTGTGgcatcttcttttttcagatcACTTTTTCCCGATGCATGGAATCCCGCCGCCAGTTTCCGCGGAAGGTGCAGTAAGGACGTGGTCTCTTTGCACGGCGATGTGCCCTTTGCAACCTTCAATTGTAGCCATCACTTAAAGCATTCTGGGGCTTCTTCTGCTGCCCACCCAGATCAAACCAAGCAAGCCGTCACACACACGCAATGGCGTTGCCCCAGATCAAACCCAAGGAGTCCAAGGAAAGCAATCTCGCCCTCATGTCCAAGATCCATGTGTCCAAGAACTGGAAGCTGCCTCCAAGGCTCCCGCACCGAGCTGGCCAGAGAAGGAAGAGACCCCTCCCACCCCACGACGAGTACGAGTACGAGGGCGAGGGCGAGGGCGAGAGCACTGGGACTGGCAACGAGGAGCtccagaaaaagaaacgccAGAATAGGGACGCCCAGAGAGCATACAGAGAACGCAAAAATAACAAGCTGCAAGCGCTCGAGGACACCATAGAGTCTCTGAGCAAGGTCATCAGAAACTACGAGTCGAAACTCTCCCGCCTGCAGCACGAGCTGCAAGACAGCAACTCCGAAAACCGTGCGCTGCAGTCGAAACTGGACGCCCTCACCTCGCGGCAGGCCTCCATGCCCGCCCAGGACCCCATTCTGCAGAACCTGATCGAGAATTTCAAACCAATGAAGGCAATACCCATAAAATACCAGCACCGCAACCGCAACCGCAACCGCAACCACCACCACGGGCCAAACGAGCTGCCCAACTCCGCGAAGTGCGGCTTTTGTAACGACAACTCCACCTGCGTGTGCAAAGAGCTGGAAACTGGCGCCGACAAAAATGGCGCCGCGCTAAAGGATTCCTCTCCGCCTCATTCTCACTGCAACAAGGACAACTCCAGTGGGCTCTGCAGTAACTGCGCAAACATCGACAAGTCTTGTATCGACATCCAGTCCATTGTCCATTGAACATCCGGAGCCGGGTCGTCGCCGCCGGCGCAGTAGACATTGCGGCAAGAATAGAAAATCCACAGAACGCCTCATTGACCCACTGCGTTAAGCGCAGGCCAAAGTGGTACGGGACGATTTGTCAGTCATGTGGCTTGTGTCCACGCATCTTGAGTGGGTTTATAACAGAATTTACACATCTGAAATGTATACGCGTAACCGAACTAGACCCAGCTGTCTGGATCATTATAAGTATATACTTACTTAACTAGAACTTTATATCACCTGATACAATAATGACGCAAAGGATTGGACAAAATCGGGATAGCGGCAAAAGCGATGTTGTCAACTACCAGACGATCAGAAGCGCTTGCGGGATGTTGCAGCAATCGAGACGCTGAAAACCCAAAGTACCGTTGGCACAGGCCAAACCTCTCATATGCACATGAGGTGGAGCCCAGTGAATacctttcaaaaattagAGCGGAAACCGACCTGGTAACAATATCAACAGATGAGCTCACTGTAGCCGGTGTTGTAGTTCGCACCAGATGTCACGCAGGCACTGACAGAGATCCCGAAGAGGAGGTACTGATCGCTTGGAAAGAGTCTGAGCCGTATGCGAATCCAACAGTTTCTGGAAGCACCCACTCAAAGAACTCTCGTACAGCTTGAAACTGCGTCTTGTATGATTCGAACCTAGAAAAACCCCACAATTGGACCTCCATTCACTAGCTGGAAATAGCAAACGCTAAATTATCTTTTCCGGACACTGTAAAGCTGCATCGATTGTTTGTTCTAACAGGCCAGATGTTAAGAAAAGGTGCTCCGACGCAACGAAGAGAATTCTGAGTGCAGGCATAGAACAAATCGTATGCGTACATATGGATGAATACCAAGCTGGTACCACGAGTCAACAAGTCGCCAACAGTGAATTGGAACCAGTAACTCTTCGAAAGCGTATCGTCCAAATACAAGAGGCTAGTGTGTTTTCCGAACGTAAACTTCCAGTAAgttcttgttttatttaagTAAAAAGTTCGATTGAGCTTATGTATCGCGTTCTTCGTACGTCAAGTACACCTGCTTACCCTTCAAAGGTGGTAAAAACAGAATTGACAAAGTCAAA
This window harbors:
- the MET28 gene encoding Met28p is translated as MSMNMDMDMNVNMNVNNLSEHLQSLISNDSELGSRLLSLLLVSSGNAEELIGMINSGQDVSQFKKLREPKKGKAATATATAQEEEEEEAPVNELDKIKQERRRKNTEASQRFRVRKKQRNFENLNKLHGLNVQINKLRDRIAQLNKENEFWKAKLNDINEIKSLKLLNDIKRRNMGK
- the YAP5 gene encoding Yap5p → MALPQIKPKESKESNLALMSKIHVSKNWKLPPRLPHRAGQRRKRPLPPHDEYEYEGEGEGESTGTGNEELQKKKRQNRDAQRAYRERKNNKLQALEDTIESLSKVIRNYESKLSRLQHELQDSNSENRALQSKLDALTSRQASMPAQDPILQNLIENFKPMKAIPIKYQHRNRNRNRNHHHGPNELPNSAKCGFCNDNSTCVCKELETGADKNGAALKDSSPPHSHCNKDNSSGLCSNCANIDKSCIDIQSIVH